In Halodesulfovibrio marinisediminis DSM 17456, the sequence AGCTTCAATAGAGCCTCTAAAAATTTGTGACTGGTACGCCGCACTTGTCATCCCCAATACAATCGCTGTGGCAGCAAGAGCAGACAAATTAAGCCCCAACAAGTCGAAAATACCAAAGTAGAAAAGGAACATGAGTGTCAAAATCGGCACCCCGCGGAAAAACCACACATAGAATCCCAGAATTAAGCGAACAAATCGAGGTCCGTAGACCAAGCCAACCGCCATTGGAATGCCCATGACAAGGCCAAGGCTCATTGCCCCGCCTACAATTGCCAACGTCACGAGCGCGCCCTGTAAAATATATGGCAGCGCGTCTAATACAACTGCTAACTGTTCTAGCATACAATGTCGGACAAACCATTACGGTCGTCCTTCCTCCTTAGGTGTGCCTAATAGCACTCAATAAAAAAAGCTGAGAGCGCTTTGATGGAAACGCCCTCAGCTGAAATAGTATCTTTATAACCGGGCAGTAAGCCGATTAGTGGTCGTGACCTTTAAGATGCTTTTCTTTGAGAACTTCCCAGTAAGGGTCAGCTTTCAGCATTTTGATACCCTTGTTGATGAGCTCAAGAAGTTCAGCGTTGTCTTTATTAATAGCAACACCGAAGTCATCATGATCACCGAACGTATCAATTACAGCCAATGGCAGTCCACGAGCGATAGCATCATTAACAGGAGCAGCGTCCATAGCTACAGCCTGAATACGACCGTTCATAACATCCTGGAATGCAAGCGGAGCAGAATCATAGTACTTCATAGTGAAGTTCCAGCCTTCTTTGCCCATGTGCTCTTTAAGCCACTCAACCTGCGGAGTACCGGACTGCACACCGAGACGTACTTTATCGTGCTGTATTTTGTCTACAGTAAGGCCGGAACCTTTTTTAGCAGCGTAGACACTTGCAACGGTGTAGTACGGATCAGAAAAATTCACTTTTTCAGCGCGTTCAGGAGTAATGGACATACCGGAGTAAACCATATCAATTTTTTTGGAGAGAACGCTCTGTACGATAGTTGACCATTCCATAGGCTTATGAACAACCTTGAAGCCAAGCTTCTTAGCAATCCAGTTCAAGGAATCTACGTCAAAGCCGGCTGGTTCGCCATTTTTGTCAACATAAGCAAAAGGAGGGTAGTTTGCATCAATACCGTTAATGTATGTTTTTTCTGCAAACGCTCCTGTGCCGAACATCAAAACCAGACCCAGTGCTGCGATAAGCACACGTGTTGTTCTAAGCATCTTGTTCTTCCTTCTAGCAAGAAAAATAAGCAACATAAGCAGATGACCTTACGAAATCATTTGCTTTCCCCATTAAACCCACAAATATCTTGGCTAGCAGAAAGTAGTCCTACTCGCAACCTCGAAATAGACAATTTTGCAAAATCAGCAAGTTGTATCTATTAAGATATGATGTCGCAAAAAGAGGTTATACCATCGGATGGCTCACATCATACATTGCTTGCGAATACAGCTATACCTCTTAGTTAGAGTATAACTTCAGCGGCTGCGCTGCCCCCTTTTATGCGCTTAGCCCGCTACTGGCAACACTTTTAGCGTTTTTTCAACTGCATTTTCATTTTCTTTCTTGCTTACCTTAAAAGAAAAACCGCCAAACTAGAAAGCACGGCGGTTAATGGGAATTTCGAATAGATGAGGACGTTAACCGCGTTCGGTCTTTTTCAAAGTAAAGATAAACGCAGCACCAGTATTTGTATCTGAGTTAATTGGAGACTCTACCCAGATATCACCACCATAAGATCGGATGATTCTGCGACAAATGGCAAGCCCCAACCCGGCACTACCATCCTTGGCAAGAGGTGCTTCCTCATTTTCAAGCCTGAAGAAACGTTCAAATATCCTGCTCTGACTCTCGGCAGGAATACCGGCTCCTTCATCGCGTACACTAAATGAAGCAAGTCCACCGCGCAGATGCAATCCAACAGAAACTGTAGAACCACACGGACTGTACTTAATAGCGTTATCTATAAGATTGCGTAATACCTCGGTGAGTCCATCAGAATCTCCGACAACAAAAATATTTTCTTTTTCCAACTGGTAGGTAAGCGTAATATTCTTTTCATATGCAGCTGGCATCATGTCACGCACGGTCTGCTCAATTACTCGCCCACCATCGACGACTGTCAGCTGACTGCTGTCTTTATTATATTGAGAACGCGCCAATACCAATAAAGAGTTTACCATTTTTGTCATGTGATCAGCATTGCGCAATATCGTCTCTAAAAACTTCACGGCGGTAGTACGCGGTGTAGCCGGCGCATCAATAAGGGTCTCGGCGTAGCCTTTAATACTGGTGAGTGGTGTTTTTAGTTCATGGGAAACATTTGCTACAAAGTCACGACGCACACGCTCCAATTGCTCTCTTTCACTTACATCATGAAATACAAGCACCATTTTCCGAGCTTCCTGACGATCACGGAACGGCACAAGGTTCACAGCAAGAAACACACAATCCGGCAACTCAAGAACAAGACTTGCATTCTTCGGAATAGGAGATCCTAAAATATCATCCACTGTCTGCTGTAAGTCCGGTTGCATTGTCGCTTCAATAACTGTCTTGCCTTCACAACCATCTACACAGCTAAGCATTTTTGTTAATGCGGTGTTGCAAGAATGAATACGGCCGCGTTCATCTAGCACCATGACACCTTCAGTCATGCCGTCAAATACAGCTTCCAACCTTTTCTTCTGATCAACAACCATCCTGAGGTGCATTTCAATATTCTGCGCCATGTCATTAATTGCCGTAACAAGCGGCTCAAACTCTGTTCCGGGATAGGTGCGAATTCGACGCTGGTACTGACCCAGCCCAATTGATTGTGCCGCACTGGCCAGTCTACGGATTGAAATAAGGAATGGTCTCGTAACAAGGTAACCAAACAGTACCGTGCCAAAGGTTGTAAAAATAAACACCCACATCATACCAGCTTCAAGTCTGTTCAAACGCTCGCTTGCTGAAGATGCAGGGATAGCGACACGCAAGACTCCGGCAGGAATAATTCCGTGCGCCTTTTCGCTCTGCGCGGCATAAATCAAATCTTTATGGATAGTAGTAGAATACCTGACTTCTACACCGGTTTTCCCCTCAAGGGCTGCGAGTATCTCCGGTCTGTCAGCATGAGAAGGAAGCTTAGGCAACTCTGAATAAGGAACGTTGGTATCAGCCACCACCGTACCTTCCACGATATACGTTACACGAACATTTAGCTGTTGAGATAATTCCTTTAGCCAAGCATCAAATTCCTGTATGCTAGAAAACGTATTCTCATGCGTCGTCCAGGCAACAGTATTCAAATAAGTGACGGCTCTACTTTGGGCATCACGCAAGATATCCGTACGTAATGATGAATCAAAATAATAAAACGGCGGAATGAGTGCTACCATTAGCAGCAGAAACATCCCCGTTAAGAGTCTGTTACGGATGGAATAGTTGTTCATGGCATTTATTATCCGCTACATTGTGGCAATTGTATGACTGTTATGTTACATCGCGACAGTACGGTGCGGAATTGATTTTGACAATAGTGTTGCCTTTTTCAGCAGACTAACCAACTTACGTTTGCTGCAAAAGAGAACCAAACAATCGGAATCTCCAAAAGTATGGATATATATACTATTTTCCTTGTGCTGGCTGTGCTGGCCGGTTTCATGATGGCGTTCAACCTCGGTGCAAACGATGTTGCCAACTCAATGGCGTCTGCTGTTGGTGCAAAGGCCATCACAATTAAACAAGCTGTGCTTATTGCGGGTGTTCTCAACTTCGCTGGCGCAGTTTTTCTTGGTGCTCAAGTTACCAAGACAATTTCTAAGGGGATTATCAACCCAGAAATGATTACCGATCCTAAGGTGCTAATGATCGGTATGTTTGCAGCGTTACTGTCTGCAGGCCTCTGGGTTCTTGTTGCAACTCTTACCGCGCTTCCTGTTTCCTCCACACACTCTATTGTCGGATCAATTCTCGGCTTTGGCTTTGTTGTTGGCGGACCGGAAGTTGTTAACTGGGGCAAACTAGGCTTTGTTGTCCTTTCCTGGATTATTTCACCATTATTCGGTGCTGTTATCGCTGGATTAATATTTTCATCAATCCGCAAGCGAATCCTGTTCCGAAGCCAAATGCTTATGCAGGCGCGTAAGTGGGCTCCTTTCTGGATTGCACTTACATTCACGCTGGTGTTCTTATCCTTCCTGTTTAAGACACCGTTCGGCAAAAACCTGCACCTTACCTGGTGGGATGCTTCCTACCTTGCTCCTCTTGTGACCGCGATTTTCTGGGTTATTGCCAGAAGTTTTATCCATAAACTTATCCCTAAAGTTGACGAAGAGTCTGAAGCAGTTGAAGGACTGTTCCGCAAAATGCAGGTGGGCACCTCCTGTTACGTTGCAGTTTCTCAGGGCGCCAACGATGTTGCAAATGCTATCGGTCCGGTAGCTGCTATCTACATGATTGCCCGAGATCATGCCCTACTCACCACCGCAGAGGTTCCTCTGTGGCTGCTTATTGTAGGTGGTCTAGGCATCACTCTTGGTATTTCTGTTCTGGGTTATAAAGTTATGGAAACTGTTGGCAGCAAAATCACCACTCTTAACAACACACGTGGCTTTGCAGTCGACTTCGGCGCAGCAACTACAGTACTGCTTGCTTCCAACCTCGGTATGCCTGTGTCTACAACACACGCTTCTGTTGGTTCAATTGTAGGTGTTGGTGTAGCACGCGGTTTTGGTACCGTTAACTTCCAGATTTTATTCAAAATCGTCCTGTACTGGGTACTTACTGTTCCAATTGCAGCACTCAGCAGCATTATTATTTTCCAGCTGCTTAGGTGGACGATTCTTTAAACGTTTTTTACCGGTAGATTCTTAGGAGGAAACTGCAATGAAATTTCGCGTTCCATTCTTTGGAATGTTATCCGACCGTACCCCGATGAACGGGCTCCTTGAGCACTACGGACAGATTGAAAAAGGTATGGGACTTATCCATGAGTCCATGGAGTGCTACATTACCGGTGGTGCTTGCAGAGAATTCTACTCCCTTCAGCAGGAAGTAGATGAAGCTGAATACCATGCGGATAAAATTAAGCGTAATATCCGCAACCACCTTCCGCACGGCCTCTTTATGCCTGTGGATAAGACCCTGTTCATCAACTACACACGCAGTCAGGACAACATTCTTGACTCAGGCCAGGAAGCTTTAAACTGGCTTGGCATGCACCGTCTTGCCATTGAAGAAGACATGCAGAAAAGTCTTCTCGACTACTTATATGAAGTGGCGAAGACAATCG encodes:
- a CDS encoding ATP-binding protein, with product MNNYSIRNRLLTGMFLLLMVALIPPFYYFDSSLRTDILRDAQSRAVTYLNTVAWTTHENTFSSIQEFDAWLKELSQQLNVRVTYIVEGTVVADTNVPYSELPKLPSHADRPEILAALEGKTGVEVRYSTTIHKDLIYAAQSEKAHGIIPAGVLRVAIPASSASERLNRLEAGMMWVFIFTTFGTVLFGYLVTRPFLISIRRLASAAQSIGLGQYQRRIRTYPGTEFEPLVTAINDMAQNIEMHLRMVVDQKKRLEAVFDGMTEGVMVLDERGRIHSCNTALTKMLSCVDGCEGKTVIEATMQPDLQQTVDDILGSPIPKNASLVLELPDCVFLAVNLVPFRDRQEARKMVLVFHDVSEREQLERVRRDFVANVSHELKTPLTSIKGYAETLIDAPATPRTTAVKFLETILRNADHMTKMVNSLLVLARSQYNKDSSQLTVVDGGRVIEQTVRDMMPAAYEKNITLTYQLEKENIFVVGDSDGLTEVLRNLIDNAIKYSPCGSTVSVGLHLRGGLASFSVRDEGAGIPAESQSRIFERFFRLENEEAPLAKDGSAGLGLAICRRIIRSYGGDIWVESPINSDTNTGAAFIFTLKKTERG
- a CDS encoding DUF47 domain-containing protein, translating into MKFRVPFFGMLSDRTPMNGLLEHYGQIEKGMGLIHESMECYITGGACREFYSLQQEVDEAEYHADKIKRNIRNHLPHGLFMPVDKTLFINYTRSQDNILDSGQEALNWLGMHRLAIEEDMQKSLLDYLYEVAKTIELLKDALEATIDLVQGTASVNRQKTKDHYRSIRAQQRNVFRMKQNLMAELYDLDRDFKEVYQLMKFVDCLFDMSHNAENCSDMLRAMIVR
- a CDS encoding amino acid ABC transporter permease is translated as MLEQLAVVLDALPYILQGALVTLAIVGGAMSLGLVMGIPMAVGLVYGPRFVRLILGFYVWFFRGVPILTLMFLFYFGIFDLLGLNLSALAATAIVLGMTSAAYQSQIFRGSIEALPQGQLKASRALGMSDMQGVCTIILPQALRMSIPGWSNEFSIILKDSALAYVVGAMDMFTRTHFVASRTYEHLTLFITAGVIYFIITLVGVKLLLALEKKVRIPGYTS
- a CDS encoding ABC transporter substrate-binding protein codes for the protein MLRTTRVLIAALGLVLMFGTGAFAEKTYINGIDANYPPFAYVDKNGEPAGFDVDSLNWIAKKLGFKVVHKPMEWSTIVQSVLSKKIDMVYSGMSITPERAEKVNFSDPYYTVASVYAAKKGSGLTVDKIQHDKVRLGVQSGTPQVEWLKEHMGKEGWNFTMKYYDSAPLAFQDVMNGRIQAVAMDAAPVNDAIARGLPLAVIDTFGDHDDFGVAINKDNAELLELINKGIKMLKADPYWEVLKEKHLKGHDH
- a CDS encoding inorganic phosphate transporter, coding for MDIYTIFLVLAVLAGFMMAFNLGANDVANSMASAVGAKAITIKQAVLIAGVLNFAGAVFLGAQVTKTISKGIINPEMITDPKVLMIGMFAALLSAGLWVLVATLTALPVSSTHSIVGSILGFGFVVGGPEVVNWGKLGFVVLSWIISPLFGAVIAGLIFSSIRKRILFRSQMLMQARKWAPFWIALTFTLVFLSFLFKTPFGKNLHLTWWDASYLAPLVTAIFWVIARSFIHKLIPKVDEESEAVEGLFRKMQVGTSCYVAVSQGANDVANAIGPVAAIYMIARDHALLTTAEVPLWLLIVGGLGITLGISVLGYKVMETVGSKITTLNNTRGFAVDFGAATTVLLASNLGMPVSTTHASVGSIVGVGVARGFGTVNFQILFKIVLYWVLTVPIAALSSIIIFQLLRWTIL